In one window of Rhodoglobus vestalii DNA:
- the folB gene encoding dihydroneopterin aldolase → MNPALDELTLTGLRATAFHGVFDHERRDGQVFIVDAVVYLDLSPAALSDQLNRTVHYGELAEQIVAAVESNPVDLIETVAERVANIVLAYDAAVSTKITIHKPSAPITVPFADVAVTITRHRPASAHPAGFSAEPHQLS, encoded by the coding sequence ATGAATCCTGCACTGGATGAACTCACCCTCACCGGGCTGCGAGCCACCGCCTTCCACGGCGTTTTCGATCACGAGCGCCGCGATGGTCAAGTCTTTATTGTGGATGCGGTTGTCTACCTCGATCTGTCGCCCGCCGCACTCTCAGATCAGCTAAACCGCACCGTTCACTATGGCGAATTGGCGGAGCAGATTGTTGCGGCAGTGGAGAGCAACCCCGTCGATCTCATCGAAACGGTCGCCGAACGGGTAGCAAATATTGTGCTTGCCTATGATGCCGCGGTGAGCACCAAGATCACCATCCATAAGCCATCGGCGCCCATCACTGTTCCCTTCGCCGACGTGGCTGTCACCATCACGCGCCACCGCCCTGCCTCCGCTCACCCGGCCGGTTTTAGCGCAGAGCCCCACCA